A genome region from Piliocolobus tephrosceles isolate RC106 chromosome 8, ASM277652v3, whole genome shotgun sequence includes the following:
- the SNX10 gene encoding sorting nexin-10 isoform X3: MFPEQQKETNSMCFTMKTSCVRRRYREFVWLRQRLQSNALLVQLPELPSKNLFFNMNNRQHVDQRRQGLEDFLRKVLQNALLLSDSSLHLFLQSHLNSEDIEACVSGQTKYSVEEAIHKFALMNRRFPEEDEEGKKENDIDYDSESSSSGLGHSSDDSSSHGCKVNTAPQES, translated from the exons ACTAATAGCATGTGTTTTACAATGAAAACATCCTGTGTACGAAGAAGATACAGAGAATTCGTGTGGCTGAGGCAGAGACTCCAAAGTAATGCGTTGCTGGT aCAACTTCCAGAACTTCCATCTAAAAACCTGTTTTTCAACATGAACAATCGCCAGCATGTGGATCAGCGTCGCCAGGGTCTGGAAGATTTCCTCAGAAA AGTCCTACAGAATGCACTTTTGCTTTCAGATAGCAGCCTTCACCTCTTCTTACAGAGCCATCTGAATTCAGAAGACATTGAGGCCTGTGTTTCTGGGCAGACTAAGTATTCTGTGGAAGAAGCAATTCACAAGTTTGCCTTGATGAACAGACGTTTCcctgaagaagatgaagaaggaaaaaaagaaaatgatatagatTATGATTCAGAAAG TTCATCCTCTGGGCTTGGACACAGTAGTGATGACAGCAGTTCACATGGATGTAAAGTAAATACAGCTCCGCAGGAAtcctga